The following is a genomic window from Clostridium fungisolvens.
TTTCATCCTTAGTCAATTTTATATCACCAAAACGAAGTAATCCTTTTTCTGTTGATTCAAAGGTCGTCTTATCATAATCTATAGTTGGAGTATTAGCTGCTGGCTTAGGTAAGTGAATAGTAATTTCTTTGTTTAGCTTGTCTATTTTAACCTTAGAGCTATCAAGTGAAGATAAATCAATAGAGTAAGAACCCTTACCATAATAATCTACTCTCTGAAGCTTTTTAAAAATATCCCAGTCACCCCAACTATTATCGATCACCATCTTTTCATTAAGATCCACTTCAACTACTACTAACTTTGAAACTTTCTGTATTTTATCTATTATACTTTCCTCAGTAATAAATGATAATTTAGTATTTGAGCTTGACGGTAAAATTTTTGTTATTTTTGGGGTCTCTTTATCTTTTATAATCTTGTAACTTATGTAGCATCCAAAAGAGGTGAATACTAGGAAGGCTAGTACAATATTAAATGTTTTTTTTCTAAGTTTTTTGAACATCGTGCACCTCCTAAAATGTTATAGTGAGATCACTATAATGTGTTTTCCTTGATATACTTATAATATACATGATGATTTAAATGTTAGCATTTTGGTTGTCTCTCTAAATGATTATTATAATTTTCCTAATAATATTACCTTTTGTCAAGCATCAAAAATATAAAGCTTATCAGCCTATAAGTTTCCTCATATAAATTCGGAAAGGTACATGCAAAGAAATCGCTGAAGAAGTTGGTTTCAGCGATTTCTTTATTATATTTAGTTTACAATTGAGTAATTTAAGCTTCCCAGCCTTCATTTAAAAATTGATAAAGAGCAGGGTAAGCATTGAATGCTGCCATTAAAGATATATATTCATCCATGAGCTCAGGTTTTTCTTTTCCTGTTCTAATTGCTCTTATCATTAAATTTTTAGGTGTCTCTAATGGAGA
Proteins encoded in this region:
- a CDS encoding DUF4230 domain-containing protein is translated as MFKKLRKKTFNIVLAFLVFTSFGCYISYKIIKDKETPKITKILPSSSNTKLSFITEESIIDKIQKVSKLVVVEVDLNEKMVIDNSWGDWDIFKKLQRVDYYGKGSYSIDLSSLDSSKVKIDKLNKEITIHLPKPAANTPTIDYDKTTFESTEKGLLRFGDIKLTKDESAVIDKEVISRMDTKLKETTLYDEAIKNGQDTVQGLIKPIVDDNVKINIIFE